The proteins below come from a single Ailuropoda melanoleuca isolate Jingjing chromosome 1, ASM200744v2, whole genome shotgun sequence genomic window:
- the DPPA4 gene encoding developmental pluripotency-associated protein 4 yields the protein MGSSVPSRTPRSRGKTLLLANLNQKKPKRNSRLLGKQSCKETPREGTKRKRSMKEEKASRSEKEAQGNGRVRLRKKIPVPPLPPKLPPANVLHRDILRAWCQQLKLSTKGQKLDVYKRICEYAYPDQKNIPVTAEEAKIHTHSQRRSQTDQGGMSPESSEKRLSSDGTYRPDVAAPPEGGASALAGSDVLLEGVDTVVVTTSAPDAVFASWSRIAARAGKLETVESPQEAHGVRWCVVHGRSLPADTEGWVHLQFHAGQAWVPEKRGRVCALFLLPACNFPPPHLEDNMLCPRCVRRNKVLMKSLQ from the exons ATGGGCTCCTCTGTCCCCAGCAGAACTCCACGAAGTCGGGGGAAGACTCTCTTGCTCGCCAATCTCAACCAGAAGAAGCCAAAGAGAAACAGCAGGCTTCTGGGGAAACAAAGTTGCAAAGAAACTCCGAGAGAAGGGACCAAACGAAAAAGAtctatgaaagaagaaaaag CTTCTCGTTCAGAAAAGGAGGCACAAGGCAATGGAAGAGTAAGACTTCGGAAGAAAATCCCAGTTCCTCCATTACCTCCTAAATTGCCACCAGCCAACGTGCTTCACCGAGACATCCTGCGGGCCTGGTGTCAACAACTAAAGCTGAGCACCAAAGGCCAG AAACTAGATGTATATAAGCGAATCTGCGAATATGCTTACCCCGATCAAAAG AACATTCCTGTCACCGCAGAGGAGGCCAAGattcacacacattcacaaagAAGATCACAGACAGACCAGGGGGGAATGTCTCCGGAAAGTTCTGAAAAAAGGCTATCTTCTGATGGAACCTACCGTCCTGACGTGGCTGCTCCCCCTGAGGGCGGGGCATCTGCCCTTGCTGGGTCTGATGTTCTCCTAGAAGGAGTCGATACCGTTGTCGTGACAACCTCGGCCCCGGATGCTGTGTTTGCCTCCTGGTCCAGAATCGCAGCCAGGGCTGGGAAGCTGGAGACCGTGGAATCGCCACAGGAGGCCCATG GTGTCAGGTGGTGTGTGGTCCATGGAAGAAGTCTGCCTGCAGACACAGAAGGTTGGGTTCACCTGCAATTTCATGCAGGACAAGCCTGGGTGCCTGAAAAACGGGGGAGAGTATGTGCCCTGTTCTTGCTACCGGCCTGTAATTTTCCACCCCCACACCTGGAAGACAACATGCTGTGCCCCAGATGTGTTCGGAG GAATAAGGTGTTAATGAAAAGCCTCCAGTGA